The sequence below is a genomic window from Eubalaena glacialis isolate mEubGla1 chromosome 13, mEubGla1.1.hap2.+ XY, whole genome shotgun sequence.
TCAGTATAGGTTTAGATAATGATTTGAACCTAAATATTGGAAAAATTTTGCCGTTTTAGGTTGATTAAaatactctttttattttaaaaatagagtttaaaaaatcactttgaaatggtggtatatgtataaaatactagAGTTACACAAGAGGGTAGAGTAGAGAGCTCATTTCCACCCCCAGCCACCCGTTTCCACTCTGCTGAGACACTTTTGTCAGTTTCTTGTGTATTCTTCCAGAGATAGTTTACGGATACACAAGCATCTTATAtagatgaacatttaaaaaaatcagattttgtCATCTCAGGTAcactaattttcattttgtttttctcatttagtATAGTTTTATAATTCTGATTGTCTTCATAGGGACTTCTCAGGATCATTTTTGGAATTCTAGAGTCTAGGAGAAGATATGtttgtcatttattattattattccttttgcAGCCTAATTTTATCCAGTTTCTAGCTTCTGTTTAGGATTATCATAAAGAAGGGACCAGTTTGCTGCAGTGATTCTCCCCCAATGTCCCACTTGCTTTTTTTCCAgtgtcaaataagtttgggagttGGTGGTGAAAAGTTAAGAGGGAAACAATGATAAAATGTGCTTCTTAATATATAGGAAAAGTAGTTACTGCAGAATAGCGCATATCAATTATTCGCATTTATGGAAtgaagaaaaggaacagaaaaataccaaaaaataaaaataaaaatactttatattcaGCCATGCTGTGGCCACACTAAGTCAAGTCTCCAGTACCTTTTGAATTCATCTTGGGATCTGGAGGGAGGAATTCTACACCCTGAATAACTGAGTGTTTAGCTTGGCCATTTGAGGGTCGTAAAATTTTCAGCCCCTTTAGAGGGAAGACTGTATGAACCCAAAGATCCATTTTATGCTGCTTTTGGATCTCTTTATAGTGGCAGATGGCAGAGTTGGAAGATTGAGTTTCAGGTCCAGGGCCTTCAAAGCACTCAAAACCAACAGCCAGAAATAAGGTCACTGAGAAGAACAGACATGTTATTAGAATTTAGAAGCCAAAACCTGGGTTCATCTTGACTCTACCATGTATTAACACTGAGGTTTTGGGCAAACCACAGCTGGGTAGAAATAATATTAATGGTGGAAAGTGAAAACTGGAAAAATGTACAAGTTCTTGGAACATCACAAAATGAGTCTTGGCACTGTGCTGGGTCACAAATGACATAGCTGTGTAGAGATGTTAACCTCTTCAGCCTTTAGTGTGGCTGGAGGCCCCCCATTCCCATCCCTCAGTTGTGTATGGATGTGGGCAGCCTGGTCCTTTTACCCTAGAGTACCTAGAAATATTTTCTGTGTGTTTCAATGTGTACTTTTAATGTATGCTTTACATGTGTGCTGTGATATTAAAATTATTGTGAAGCTCTGAACTACTGAACTAGACGATTGGGATGTAGAGTAGCACAGTTCATAACACAAACTTATAAATCAGACAGGTTCTAATCCTGATTTTTACCACTTTTTCGATTACTTAATGTCTCTAAAtccctctaagcctcaatttccccaaTTGTAAAATGGTATCAATCTCATAGATgtattgggagaattaaatgagatgacatattcaaagattatagtgagtgctcaataagtgttatTCATTATTATTAGTCACAATTTTGGTAGAAATAATGAAGCATGCTGATATTGTATAGAACATCTGTGAGTAGATAGCTACAGATAAACTATGGATATAGAGTGAATATGCTAGATTCTTATTACTAGCTTCTCTGGGGACCTCTGCTGATTACTAAATATTTCTGAGCCATGAATAGAAATTGCGAGAATCCAGCACATTCGGAAATTTATTAGACTAGAAGATCTAGGTAAAGGGAAGATATACATTATAGTGATGTTAATAAAGGGGGGGTCTCTATGCATAGGGATGTCTGAATTAGGTAGGAGaatttataggtttttttttttttttttttaggtatttaGGAGAACCTTGTGAAATGAGGTTATCCCTCTGAAGAAAACTCTCACTGTTTAACTCCCAGGACTGTCCACACCCTACTACCACTATTCTACTACTATTTATACTTCTGGCTGTTAAAAACGTGCCTTGTTTTAATAAGAGGCACCAAATGGGGTTGCTTATGCTAAGCTCCAAGTCACTAAACCAAGACAACTTAATTACAATGTTAggtctcccagaaatggaatcttaaaccagtcaatcaggaattgcctgatcagcactagttgggtaatctgcctgatagactCCAGTAGTCCCTTAAAGGAAAGTAACCTTGTATGaccaacctgctttttttttttgcctagtatTACTTCCTTGTTCCTGGTTCCTTCTGCCTGTAaaagtctttaattttgtatAGCTCCTTGGAACTCCTGTCTATCTGGtagattggatgctgcccaattcgtgaattgttgaataaagccaatttactcagttgaatttttttttttaatttttttttttggttgcattgggtctttgttgctgcacgcgggctttctctagttgcggtgagcgagggctactcttcgttgcggtgcgcgggcttctcactgcggtggcttctcttgttgccgagcacgggctctaggcgcgcgggctcagtagttgtggcacgcaggctctagagcacaggctcagtagttgtggtacatgggcttagttgctccgcggcatgtgggatcttccctcaccagggctcgaacccgtgtcccctgcattagcaggcgggttcttaaccactgtgccaccagggaagcccctgaattttgttttttaacaaatcaCTACCACTATCATTTCTACCTACTTACAAGTGCCTACCTCATGTTGCACATGGTTCTAGAAACTTAAAACACTAAGGATTGTTGCTGATCTTTAAAACAGCAACTCTTATTATCCTCCAGCATGTAACTGGCACTGCTGAGGAGTAGAATTGTAGTCAAGAAGGCAGAAAATGTAGTTCAAGTGTCCCAGGCACAGAGACCCTGAACCCAAGAAGACAGGGAGAGGAGAAAGTTTAAAATCATGTTCGATCagcactgtatagcacagggaactatattcagtatcctgtgataaaccataatggtgaagaatatgaaaaagaatatatataagtttaactgactcactttgctgtgcagcagaaattaacagaacattgtaaatcagctaggcttcaagaaaatttaaaaaatcatgttgagAGTCATagcagttcatttcttttttctaacagaggCATAAAGAAAAGTGTAGCTTCTGAGCTGAATGATGACAACCTTGCAGAGTAAAGATGGTGAGTCAAGAGtcactttcctcttctttctcagcCCTTGGTCATCTGGACACCTTTCCCCTCAAAGGGAAGCTCAATTCACATGTATTTCATGTCCACTTTGTTAAAGTTACTACTTTTCTAGACACTTTGAGTGAAATATATTTGACTTAGAAACAGTCTTATTCAAGAAATGTATGAACTCGTAGGGAGAGAAGAgacatttagatatttaaaacatgaatttaaaTGTGGTAAATGCCACAGGACAGGTACAAAGTATTATGGAAGCTCAGAAGAAAGATACATTACTTATACCTGGGAGGATCAGTACAATTTTCATTGCatcgtttgtagattttgactaggtttttaaaaatttctctaatTTCCCCTAAAATTTTGTGCAAAGTTAAaacaagcaaattaaaaaaaaatttcacatttgaaTAATTCAGTTTCCTGCATACTTACATTTATCACCTTAGACTTACTCAGTGGTTCTTAAACCTGGtagtgcatcagaatcatctagaTAGCATTGTAAAATTACAGATTCTTGGGCCTCACTTCAAACTACTTCATCAGAATCTTAGGGCAGGGATGAGAGGGTCGGGGGCTGGGAGGGTTGGGGAAGGAAGGCCTAGGAATCTGAATttgttaaataataattattatttttcatatcataatatttcataatataatattataatcaaTATTTCATATCCAGATAATTCTGATATGGTCAATCAATGGCAATTTCTGTGTTAGATTCTATATTTCATAAATTACATTTGATGATCACATTTCTTTCAGAATGCGGGAAGGGACCAAAGAAAACCTTTGCCCCACCTGCACAAAAACTGCATAGCCTGATGCCCTGTAACCTTAACTCATCGAAGGAGGACATCCTGGGGATCAGTTCCCCAGAGGCAGAGACCAGGCCAAGCCTGCTAAAGGCCAGgttagagaagaagaaggagaaaacaaCCAAAGAGAATGGTACAGGCAGTGGCCAGGAGATAAAAGGAAAGGCTCAAGACAACAAGAaagcagagaagaaggaaaaggtaaAAATCACAATGATGGGCTCTAGTGGGACAGTTTCTCCTAGTCACCCAGCCTGGGCAAACAGGATCTTTTCATTTCAgaagacatttaaatatttataacataaattTGAATGTGGTAAATCCCACAGGGAAAATTCATCCTGTAGTTTcagtttttgatttctttttggggcttctattttcttctctaagAGGTAAAAAGTGTTTTGATGAAAGCGTTTAGCAGGGCATactgggcagggaggggctgaggTGGGATGGAGGTGAGAGTAGAAGTAGACAgaaattttataaactttttccttttctttgactcCTTTACTCCCAGGAGATCTGGGATAGAATTTATGGAATCCTTAGGTTGACTTTATGCTCTCAGTCTTGTGAACTTACTGCCTCATCTAAAGGAGGCTTCCTTGACTAGTCACAGAGGAGGACTGGGGAAAGATGAGCAGTTTTTCTCCCCTACCCTTCTCTCTGCAGGGAAAATCAACTCTTACCAATGCAGAATTTGAGGAGATTGTCCAGATTGTGCTACAGAAGTCCCTCCAGGAGTGCTTGGGTATGGCTTTTAGTGAGAGAAAAAGAGTTTCAGTTTGGCAAAGAAATTGTTATCTGAGGGGTAGAGTAAGTCGAtagcttctctccttccctccatctttCTAAGTAAGGAAATATTAGATGagactttgaaatatttttaaatacttcatcTTCTATCAACAGGACTATAGCTAAACCACCTTAGACAGAGGGTACAGACTTTTAGAAAAGTAGATTACATTGACTTCAGAATATAAAAATAGTCTcatctagattttttaaatgtaatttaaatttatttctatacgTTTACAATCTTCatagaaaagataaattatttttcccagATTTGAAGAACTTAGTCTCCATCTACCcttgtatatttctgtttctaataCTGCTTTAACATATGCTCAGGAATTTGATTTTAGAATAAGGAACTCTATAGCATAGGTCGTGAGGCCTTCTCCTTAAGGTCATGAGGCTAAGGACAGTGGTTTGACATTTTCAGCTATTCTTAGGTATACTTCCATTCCTAGAGAAAGTTTGAGGAACAAATGATATAAAGCATGGTACATAAAGTTTCTGTTAtgtacacaaaataaaattaatattacctGGCTATCCTAGAATAGGCACATCAATCTGGAAAGGCTTGCAGAAGGATATAGATTTGTAGTTTTTCCTGAGAATTAAAAAACTTGAAagttggaacttccctggtagcacagtggttgagactctacgctcccaatgcagggggcccgggttcgatccctggttggggaactagatcccacatgcatgccgcaactaagagttcgcatgccacaactaaggagcccatatgccacaactaaggagcccatatgccacaactaaggagccggtgagctgcaactaagtagactgtgagccacagctgaggaccccgcctgccgcaactgagacctggcacaaccaaataaataaataaataaatattaaaaaaaaaaaaaaaaaaacttgaaagttCTATTGTGTGGCAAAAGTCCAAAGGTAAGCTCTTCCAGGCAACTGACGGGAGATATTTTAATGAAAGTTTACAGTTGGAAATAATGGAGTAGttgttttctttaattgcttCTCTGCTTATAGTATTTTGTTTTGGGAGGGATGGAATCTAGCCTTGATTTTGCAGCGACTTCCTGTGCCCAGCCTACAAGATGTACCCAGTTAGACAAGGAACCAGGAATTGCTTCTTCTACTACTGATAATAATAATGCTGATGGGTAAGTTTATCCCAGTGAGGCGAGTTGATCACAGGGTAGACTTAATATTGATAAATggttatccatctatctatctatctagtcaTTTTTCATATCTCTATAGATTTCTCTCCTCTCAGGAAAGACACTTGAGTTGGGAAAAATAGGCCAGTAGATGGATAAAATGACCTCAGGAGGCCATAGAGAGCTTACAATTCTTCTGTCCTCCTAACTTTTATCCTTGGGTTTTTTCAAAAGAGGGGTACTACAAATTGCCCCTTTAtaccttttaattaaaaatcttatttGCAGAGAGAGGGTAGTGGTACCGCATATTCTAGAGATTTCAGCCTCTCAGGAAGGTGGAGTAATCCCTGAGATAAAGACATCTAAGCCAGGCCAGCCAGATCCTGCACCCTCTGAGAAGAAATTCAATAAACTCTCcttaagcaaaagaaagaaggCCGCTCGTAAGTATAGTCAGATACACTTTGACACCTGGCTCAAGTACTTACTCCATGAAATTAGGGAATTGGACAGTGGGCGTACTGAGAATTTTCAGCCCAAGACTTGAAACTATTGAGCTAtgattcttcttccttctttaacTGGCCTTTACTATCTACAAAGATTCTCTTCTTCATCTCCCTACCCtacaatgttttcttttatcttcccagaagatgagaaaatggagaaagcCCAAAGTGGACATGAGCACAAACAGAAAGACCAACTGAAGAAAACAGTTCAGGATCATTCTCAGATCAGGGACCAGCAAAAAGGAGAGGGAAGTGGTTTTGGTGAGTTCAGCCATAGTTTGAAAAACCTACTTGGGCTTGAAAATTGGAGGTGGAGGACAGAGGTAAGGGTTAGGATGTTAGAGGAAATTCTGCAAAGACTATAATTTATCCCTCACAGCTGCTTGTTAGAGGATATAGTGCTGAGGAAGAGAGAGgactatttcattcattcaattattcagTCATATAATCCACAGGTGTTTGGTGCTTGCTAAATTCTAGGCATTTTAGGAGGTACTGAGTAAATGCAGAGGAAACAAATATAAGCCTGTAGCGTGAGAGAGAAGCTTGTGAGGAAGGCCAACAAGAAAGCTACAAATTGGGAGTAGTCCTGGAAAAgtttccaagaaaaagatatcatTTGAGCCAGATCTTGAAGTATAATTTAGTCAGACGAACTAAGGTGAGGATGGGGGTCAGAGTGATAATTATTGGCAGAGTAATGGAGGAGGGCTAATGTTTGTAGCTTTTGGGTATTTTGGGGGGTAAGAGGTTGTAGGGATGGGGGAGATAAGGCTAGAGGCAAGTAAGCACCAGATGTTAAAGGACCTTACAAGTCAGGCTAAGGaagttggattttattttaaaagtaaagaggAACCATTGACATTAAGTAGGCAAAACTTGataagatttgcattttagaaagcttGCTCTGGCACTAGCATGGAAGATGGTTTGGCAGGAGAAAACCTAGACCCATAGAAATAATTATCCAGGCAAGGAAGACAGACAATAGCAgtgaagaggaagagacaaaatTGAGATCTTTAGGATGCAAGATCAATATGATATGATTGCTGCTGGATATGAGAGCTGAGGAAGAGTGAGGCCTCTAGGATGGTCCTGTTTTCTGGCATGAGTGACTGAGTGGATGAAGAATCATGATCTGAAgtggaaaatatagaagaaagagCAAGTTGAAGATGATGGATTGAGCTTTGCATGAGTTAGGGGGTCTGTGATGAGCTTTAGCTCAAGAAAGGGGTCTGGGCTCTCGGAGATACAGATTCGGGAGTCATCTGCATCAATAGGAATAGATGAAATTTTCCAAGAAGAGGGTGTAGAGTGAAAAGGGAACATTGGATAAAAACCCTGAGGGAACATAATGTTTAGGGTTGAGCAGAGGAAGAGCTACCCAGGGAGAAAGCTAAGAAGAACTAAGAGAAAGCTCAGAAAGGTAGGAGGAAAACTAGGAGAGTGTGGTATCACAGATTCCAGGGGAGGAGAGAATGTCAAGAAAGAGGGAGTGTTTAGCCATGTTAAATGCTACTACAGAgatgacaaaaagaataaagatttgaAAATCAACAGATATCACAATTAGGAAATCATTAGGGTTGATTAGAGCAACCATAGGGGTTGGTGAGGGTGAATGGCAGGTTATTGTTGGTTGAAGAATAGATACTTTTTTCAATTAGTTTAGATGTGAAAACTAGGagggaaaaaatagtaaataaagggGAGTGGGTATGAAGTAGAtggaagatttttctttcttttttttagctttcttttaaaagaaagacacTTGACCTCTTTATTGGCAGCATATTTATATGCTGAGGGAAAATTGTTTATAGAGAGGGAGAGATTaaagaagagaatgagaagagaacCAGAGGGTTTATTTTGAGTCAGAAAGGACACAGCCTTTCAGATTGGATGGAGGGAAATAAGGATgcatatagatttatttattcttttaacaatAGTTTTTAATGCCttatattatatgccaggcattgtgctgggtaCTAGAAATATATtagtgaacaaaatagataatCCTTGCTGTCATAGGATTTACAGTTTTAGTGTGCTAGATAGATAACAAACAAATACATTGTGTGAAATAACCTTGGTAATATTGGGAAATTTTAgtatgataaataaaatagatcatGCAATATATtagtatgtttaaaattttgaaaataagtagACTTAATCTGGGGGAAAACAGGCttgcaccaaaaaagaaaaaaaaccaaaaaccagaaCCCGAAGATTAAGGAACAGTGGACTAAACAGTCAGCTGGTGTCTAATAGGCATgcgtatatatataatttggatTATAGAAGAATAATATGGTTTGTACATACTTGAAAGAAAACTCTAGGAAGACTATGCAGGTACGAAACAAGGTAGTCTAGGGCAGTAAACCACTCCTCGTGTTGTAATGACATGGCAATCAGTATAAAGAGCTGGAGGTATAAGTCTAATTTGGGCAGTCGGCTGGTCTGGGTAGTAGTGTTCCATCTCCTGTAACT
It includes:
- the ZCWPW1 gene encoding zinc finger CW-type PWWP domain protein 1 isoform X1, which gives rise to MMTTLQSKDECGKGPKKTFAPPAQKLHSLMPCNLNSSKEDILGISSPEAETRPSLLKARLEKKKEKTTKENGTGSGQEIKGKAQDNKKAEKKEKGKSTLTNAEFEEIVQIVLQKSLQECLGMESSLDFAATSCAQPTRCTQLDKEPGIASSTTDNNNADGVVVPHILEISASQEGGVIPEIKTSKPGQPDPAPSEKKFNKLSLSKRKKAAQDEKMEKAQSGHEHKQKDQLKKTVQDHSQIRDQQKGEGSGFGQCLVWVQCSSPNCEKWRRLRGNIDPSVLPDNWSCDQNTDLEYNHCDIPEETWTGHESEVAYASYIPGSIIWAKQYGYPWWPGMVESDPDLGEYFLFASHLDSLPSKYHVTFFGETVSRAWIPVNMLKNFQELSLELAGKKCRSKDCSQELGAALMMAQEAEQISIQERVNLFGFWSRYSGSDNSGEGKDVMLSGANSLDSCLEKEEEESELEEEEEEQQKKALRKNLKLPKARPQ